The DNA segment aataaagctggaggcaGGGTGGTCTTGTCTAGTAAGAACAATGTCTAGGCTGCCTTATAGACAGCTCATGTCAGCTTTCTTTTGTCCTCTGAATGGACCATGCTTTCTTGTTTATATCtcttgtaatattttgttgaaaactACACATTTGTATATTGTGATGTGGTGACTCTGGAAATTAGAttctcttcctttcctgtttTGACATTTGAAAGCTCTAGTCCTCTTACTTAATGATTTCTACAAACTATTTTTGCAAAGATTATATATTGTGTTATGTGCTTACTGAAGTCTCTTTTTGTTGAGCTTGAATTCAACCAGTGTTTTGCCAGAGATTTCCTTGATTTCCTGAGctaaaaaatctaaaattttgaAACACCCCTCCAGATCTTTGCAAACTGGATCTGTGCTAAAGTACTCTTTTAAGATTTTCCCAGAGTGTTTGTTTACAATTCTGCCTTCGACTTCATATCCTGCTTGCACTGAAACTAAAAATCAGCCAGAAGTGAAAATGTAAAACCTTCCTGATTCTTCTTTGAGCAAGAGAGGAACTGGGCTACTGTGTAGCTTTCTAAATTCCCTAGTACACACAGGCACTGCTGAGCACTCTAATTTCCCAAAGAAACTTTCTCCCTAGTTTTTCCTTCCAGGCTGTAGGTGGTCTACTATATGTTTCAGTCATAATCTTTTGCCCAAGGCAGCTATAGGTTTTTGTTATTCTTATGATGTTTTCAAACAATGTGTGCCACATTTAATCCCTGAGTGATTTTTGTGTTacgtgaaaataaaacaaagaatctTGCATAAGTCCTTCAGGAGTCCCCAGACAAATTAGAACAGCAAACACAATAATTTGTGAATCAGGTCCGCTCTGCTTCCTCCAGATCTGGGACCAGGGTTCTACACTAGAAACGTGGGCTATCATCTTTAATATGgccacagaggcagggagggggtaggaaaggaaaactaaaaattacacaaagcttggctactatttttttaagttgcaCTTTTCTTTATTGAGTGTTCACTTGTTTACTATAAACCTTCGACTGTTTCCCAGAAAAAATACAAAGTTGGTGCTTGACTGTCTGATTGTTTTCTGATGTTTCAATAAAGGAACAGGAGCTTGGAGCTACACACTCCATCACTTTGCTGAAATCATTCcctgtttctcttttcatttctattCTACAGTCTCTCCAAATGGCCTTGGGGAACCACAGCACCATCACCGAGTTCATCCTCCTGGGGCTGTCTGTAGACCCTCATGTCCAGGCCCTGCTCTTTGTGCTGTTCCTAGTGATTTACCTCCTGACTGTGATGGGAAACCTCACGATGCTGCTGGTGATCAGGACTGATTCTCACCTCCTCatgcccatgtacttcttcctgagtcaCCTCTCTTTCCTGGATCTTTGCTACTCCTCAGTCACTGTGCCCAAGCTGCTGGAAAACCTCCTGTCTCAGAAGAGAACCATCTCTGTTGGGGGCTGTCTGGCTCaggtcttctttgtgtttgtcaCTGGTGGCACTGAAGGCTGCCTGCTCTCAGTAATGGCCTAcgaccgctatgttgccatctgccaccctctgcaCTACGGTCAGATCATGACCAACCAGCTCTGTAATAGTCTGATGTGTGGATCCTGGGGCCTGAGCTTTCTGGATGCATTCATCAACTTCCTACAGGCTATGAGTTCGGACTTCTGTGAGGATCAGTCCATCCCCCACTACAGCTGTGAgctgccctctctcttccctctgtcctgctCTGACGTCTCCTCCAGTTTTACTGTTTTACTGTGTTCCAGTCTTGTGCATGTTCTTGGAACATGTTTGTTGATCA comes from the Manis pentadactyla isolate mManPen7 chromosome 10, mManPen7.hap1, whole genome shotgun sequence genome and includes:
- the LOC118914834 gene encoding olfactory receptor 8S1-like — protein: MALGNHSTITEFILLGLSVDPHVQALLFVLFLVIYLLTVMGNLTMLLVIRTDSHLLMPMYFFLSHLSFLDLCYSSVTVPKLLENLLSQKRTISVGGCLAQVFFVFVTGGTEGCLLSVMAYDRYVAICHPLHYGQIMTNQLCNSLMCGSWGLSFLDAFINFLQAMSSDFCEDQSIPHYSCELPSLFPLSCSDVSSSFTVLLCSSLVHVLGTCLLIIFSYALIASTILSISSSSGRGKAFSTCSSHLTAILLFDCSGFLRYLMPTSGSPLELIVSIQYSVVTPLLNPLIYSLRNNEVKAAVRRIFRKYLQHR